A single Streptomyces mirabilis DNA region contains:
- the allB gene encoding allantoinase AllB, whose protein sequence is MLRSTRVITPEGTRAATVAVAAGRITAVLAYDAEVPSGARLEDFGDDVLLPGLVDTHVHVNDPGRTEWEGFWTATRAAAAGGITTLVDMPLNSLPPTTTVDHLRTKQDVARPKAHIDVGFWGGALPDNVKHLRPLHDAGVFGFKAFLSPSGVDEFPELDQEQLARSLAEIAAFDGLLIVHAEDPHHLAAAPQKGGRKYADFLASRPRDAEDTAIGNLIAQAERLHARVHVLHLSSSDALPLIAEAKRAGVRITVETCPHYLTLTAEEVPDGASEFKCCPPIREAANQDLLWQALADGTIDCVVTDHSPSTADLKTDDFATAWGGISGLQLSLSAVWTEARKRGHSLEDVVRWMSTRTARLVGLDSRKGAIAVGLDADFAVLAPDETFTVDPAALQHRNRVTAYAGRTLSGVVKSTWLRGERIVADGEFGAPGGELLTRTP, encoded by the coding sequence ATGCTGCGCTCGACGCGCGTCATCACTCCCGAAGGGACGCGCGCCGCCACGGTCGCGGTCGCCGCGGGCAGGATCACGGCCGTGCTCGCGTACGACGCCGAGGTGCCGTCCGGCGCCCGCCTGGAGGACTTCGGCGACGACGTCCTCCTGCCGGGCCTGGTCGACACCCACGTGCACGTCAACGACCCCGGCCGCACGGAGTGGGAGGGCTTCTGGACCGCGACGCGCGCCGCCGCGGCCGGCGGTATCACCACCCTGGTCGACATGCCGCTCAACTCCCTCCCGCCGACGACCACGGTCGACCACCTCCGTACGAAGCAGGACGTCGCCCGCCCCAAGGCGCACATCGACGTCGGCTTCTGGGGCGGTGCCCTCCCCGACAACGTCAAGCACCTGCGCCCGCTGCACGACGCAGGAGTCTTCGGCTTCAAGGCCTTCCTGTCGCCGTCCGGGGTGGACGAGTTCCCCGAGCTGGACCAGGAGCAACTGGCCCGGTCGCTGGCCGAGATCGCCGCGTTCGACGGCCTGCTCATCGTGCACGCCGAGGACCCGCACCACCTCGCCGCCGCCCCTCAGAAGGGCGGCCGGAAGTACGCCGACTTCCTGGCCTCGCGCCCGCGCGACGCCGAGGACACCGCCATCGGCAACCTCATCGCGCAGGCCGAACGCCTCCACGCGCGTGTGCACGTGCTGCACCTGTCGTCCTCCGACGCGCTGCCCCTGATCGCCGAAGCCAAGCGTGCGGGCGTGCGGATCACGGTGGAGACCTGTCCCCACTACCTGACCCTGACGGCCGAGGAAGTCCCCGACGGGGCGAGCGAGTTCAAGTGCTGCCCGCCCATCCGCGAGGCCGCCAACCAGGACCTGCTGTGGCAGGCGCTGGCCGACGGCACGATCGACTGCGTCGTCACCGATCACTCGCCGTCCACGGCCGACCTGAAGACGGACGACTTCGCGACCGCCTGGGGCGGCATCTCCGGGCTCCAGCTGAGTCTGTCGGCGGTCTGGACGGAGGCCCGCAAGCGCGGGCACAGCCTGGAGGACGTGGTCCGCTGGATGTCCACGCGCACCGCCCGACTGGTCGGCCTGGACTCCCGCAAGGGCGCCATCGCGGTGGGCCTTGACGCCGACTTCGCCGTCCTCGCCCCCGACGAGACCTTCACCGTGGATCCCGCCGCACTGCAGCACCGCAACCGGGTCACGGCGTACGCCGGCCGAACGCTCAGCGGGGTCGTGAAGTCCACCTGGCTGCGAGGCGAGCGCATCGTGGCCGACGGCGAGTTCGGCGCTCCAGGCGGCGAACTTCTGACGCGCACCCCGTAG
- a CDS encoding IclR family transcriptional regulator, whose protein sequence is MPASSASTTDDAKSSAPSGGVQSLERAFDLLERMADAGGEVGLSELSVSSGLPLPTIHRLMRTLVACGYVRQQPNRRYALGPRLIRLGESASRLLGTWARPYLARLVEETGETANMALLDGDEIVYVAQVPSKHSMRMFTEVGRRVLPHSTGVGKALLAHTPADEVRALLARTGMPAATEKTITTPDGFLTALEEVRRLGYAVDDNEQEIGVRCLAVSVPDSPTAAAISISGPAGRVTDAATEKIVPVLQQVAVELSEALASSGPGA, encoded by the coding sequence GTGCCTGCGTCCAGCGCCAGCACCACCGACGACGCCAAGTCATCCGCCCCGAGCGGTGGTGTCCAGTCCCTCGAGCGCGCCTTCGATCTGCTCGAGCGCATGGCCGACGCCGGCGGGGAGGTCGGCCTGAGCGAGCTCTCCGTGAGCAGCGGGCTGCCGCTGCCCACCATCCACCGCCTCATGCGCACGCTCGTGGCCTGTGGTTACGTACGCCAGCAGCCGAACCGCCGCTACGCGCTCGGCCCCCGTCTGATCCGCCTGGGCGAGTCCGCCTCCCGGCTGCTCGGCACCTGGGCACGCCCCTACCTCGCCCGTCTGGTCGAGGAGACCGGCGAGACCGCGAACATGGCGCTGCTCGACGGGGACGAGATCGTGTACGTGGCCCAGGTGCCCTCCAAGCACTCGATGCGCATGTTCACCGAGGTGGGACGCCGGGTGCTGCCGCACTCCACGGGCGTGGGCAAGGCCCTGCTCGCGCACACCCCGGCGGACGAGGTGCGCGCGCTGCTCGCCCGTACCGGCATGCCTGCCGCGACGGAGAAGACGATCACCACACCGGACGGCTTCCTCACCGCGCTGGAGGAGGTGCGCCGGCTCGGTTACGCGGTCGACGACAACGAGCAGGAGATCGGCGTGCGCTGCCTGGCCGTCTCGGTCCCCGACTCCCCCACGGCCGCCGCCATCTCGATCTCCGGTCCCGCGGGCCGGGTCACGGACGCGGCCACGGAGAAGATCGTGCCCGTGCTCCAGCAGGTCGCGGTGGAGCTGTCGGAGGCGCTGGCGAGCTCGGGCCCGGGGGCCTGA
- a CDS encoding universal stress protein, which yields MAAAGRVVVGVSGSLASLVALRVAARAARDSGRALVAVLAWEPPEGEVLYVRNPDSAWAARCARDAAARLDRAFEEAFGGTPPEVTVVRRVVRARPDRALCRLAAHPDDLLVLGARAGARRAAVRRRVSAHARCPVLTVPAPAFARRERRALRRAMARDFADLAAG from the coding sequence ATGGCGGCCGCCGGACGGGTGGTCGTCGGCGTCAGCGGCTCGCTCGCCAGTCTCGTCGCGCTGCGGGTCGCCGCCCGTGCCGCCCGCGACAGCGGCCGCGCGCTCGTGGCCGTGCTCGCCTGGGAGCCGCCCGAGGGCGAGGTCCTCTACGTCCGCAACCCCGACAGTGCCTGGGCCGCCCGCTGCGCCCGCGATGCCGCCGCCCGGCTCGACCGGGCCTTCGAGGAGGCCTTCGGCGGTACGCCGCCCGAGGTCACCGTCGTCCGCAGGGTGGTCCGTGCCCGTCCCGACCGGGCCCTGTGCCGGCTGGCCGCGCACCCGGACGACCTCCTGGTCCTCGGCGCCCGCGCGGGAGCTCGTCGGGCCGCGGTCCGCCGCCGGGTGTCGGCGCACGCCCGCTGCCCGGTCCTGACGGTGCCCGCGCCGGCCTTCGCACGGCGCGAACGCCGAGCACTGCGCCGGGCCATGGCGCGGGACTTCGCCGACCTCGCCGCCGGGTGA
- a CDS encoding PLP-dependent aminotransferase family protein, which yields MVNGPVVHGMDRTMGSRQLAALLSAVPHADGRLGYRALADGVRRLLLDGRIALHLRLPAERELASALTVSRATVTAAYDLLREDGFARSRRGAGTWTELPDGHRPANVASFPADDGVIDLAIAAPGAPEAELAEAFAEAGVLLARRASTPGYHPYGIPELRAAVAERFTRRGLPTLPDQILITNGAQQALSLTLGLLGRPGDRILVENPSYPNALDAMRRAGLRTTPVPVSAEGWDPGLIDCALRQAAPRLAYLIPDFHNPTGHLMPLEQRLAVLESARATGTWLVIDETMTDIALDVPGAAPFASLAPRGTGEQVVTVGSLSKTHWGGLRLGWVRAGSRLITELATARVPADMGGSVLDQLVALGLLARTDEVLRERLPRLRAQRDALADSLARHLPDWRWQLPPGGLTLWIDLGRPIASSLARAALAQGLRIEGGSRFGADPGTHEHRLRFPYTLPSDVLDEAVRRLTTALDSGLTAAGAEAGRPHWVA from the coding sequence ATGGTGAACGGACCGGTGGTCCACGGAATGGACAGGACGATGGGAAGCCGGCAGCTCGCCGCGCTGCTGTCCGCCGTGCCCCACGCCGACGGCCGCCTCGGGTATCGCGCGCTGGCCGACGGTGTACGCAGGCTGCTCCTGGACGGCCGGATCGCGCTGCACCTCCGGCTGCCCGCCGAGCGCGAGCTGGCCTCCGCGCTCACGGTCAGCCGGGCCACGGTGACGGCGGCGTACGACCTGCTGCGGGAGGACGGGTTCGCGCGGAGCCGGCGGGGCGCGGGGACGTGGACGGAGCTGCCCGACGGCCACCGACCGGCCAATGTGGCTTCCTTCCCGGCCGACGACGGGGTGATCGACCTGGCCATCGCGGCGCCCGGCGCGCCCGAGGCGGAGCTCGCGGAGGCCTTCGCGGAGGCGGGCGTCCTGCTGGCCCGGCGCGCCTCGACACCCGGCTATCACCCCTACGGCATACCGGAGTTGAGGGCCGCCGTCGCCGAGCGGTTCACCCGGCGCGGGCTGCCTACGCTGCCGGACCAGATCCTCATCACGAACGGCGCGCAGCAGGCCCTGTCGCTGACGCTCGGGCTGCTCGGGCGGCCCGGTGACCGGATCCTGGTCGAGAACCCCTCGTATCCGAACGCGCTCGACGCGATGCGCCGCGCCGGACTGCGCACCACTCCCGTGCCCGTCTCGGCGGAGGGCTGGGACCCGGGGCTGATCGACTGCGCGCTGCGGCAGGCGGCGCCCCGGCTCGCGTATCTGATCCCCGACTTCCACAATCCGACCGGGCATCTGATGCCGCTCGAACAGCGCCTGGCCGTACTGGAGTCGGCGCGCGCGACCGGCACCTGGCTGGTGATCGACGAGACGATGACGGACATCGCGCTGGATGTGCCCGGAGCCGCGCCGTTCGCCTCGCTCGCGCCGCGCGGGACGGGCGAACAGGTCGTGACGGTGGGGTCGTTGAGCAAGACGCACTGGGGCGGGCTGCGCCTCGGCTGGGTGCGGGCGGGATCCCGGCTGATCACGGAGCTGGCGACCGCACGGGTGCCCGCGGACATGGGCGGTTCGGTTCTGGACCAGCTGGTCGCGCTCGGACTGCTGGCGCGCACGGACGAGGTGCTGCGCGAGCGGCTGCCTCGGCTGCGCGCCCAGCGGGACGCGCTCGCCGACTCACTGGCCCGCCATCTCCCGGACTGGCGCTGGCAGTTGCCGCCCGGCGGACTGACCTTGTGGATCGACCTGGGCCGCCCGATCGCCTCGTCGCTGGCCCGCGCGGCCCTGGCCCAGGGCCTGCGCATCGAGGGCGGTTCCCGCTTCGGCGCCGACCCGGGCACCCATGAGCACCGGCTGCGCTTCCCCTACACCCTGCCGTCCGACGTGCTCGACGAGGCCGTACGCCGGCTCACGACCGCCCTGGACAGCGGGCTCACCGCGGCCGGGGCGGAGGCGGGCCGCCCGCACTGGGTGGCGTGA
- a CDS encoding DUF5955 family protein, whose product MLRSLGQRPVTGSDEDPRVAELRTAVSRLRRELATHPAEFPDRGIAEDELAALAAMALSGMPEIPRLRRSLLLIAGAIGSVSALATGLAGVRSAVELFGEPPRRP is encoded by the coding sequence TTGTTGCGGAGCTTGGGACAGAGGCCAGTGACCGGCAGCGACGAGGATCCGAGGGTGGCGGAACTGCGGACCGCCGTCTCCCGGCTGCGCCGTGAACTCGCCACGCACCCGGCCGAGTTCCCCGACCGGGGCATCGCCGAGGACGAGCTCGCGGCGCTCGCCGCGATGGCCCTCAGCGGTATGCCCGAGATACCCCGGCTGCGCCGCTCCTTACTGCTGATCGCGGGCGCGATCGGCTCGGTCAGCGCGCTGGCGACCGGCCTCGCGGGCGTACGCAGCGCGGTGGAGCTGTTCGGGGAACCGCCCCGGCGCCCTTGA
- a CDS encoding nucleotidyltransferase family protein, whose product MTHREDEVTGLLLAAGGGRRLGGRPKALLEHRGRPLVEYAVGVLRAAGCTRVHVVLGARADAVRERARLDGCVLVDNPEWEHGMGSSLRAGLGSLAGTGARAALVSLVDQPGIGPRAVARVLAAYQNDTSLVSAAYDGVRGHPVLFGAAHWAGVAASATGDRGARAYLKEHEAAITLVECGDVAEPYDIDTEDDLGHLE is encoded by the coding sequence ATGACACACAGAGAAGACGAGGTGACCGGGCTGCTCCTCGCGGCGGGCGGGGGGCGACGGCTCGGCGGGCGGCCCAAGGCGCTGCTCGAACACCGGGGGCGCCCCCTCGTGGAGTACGCGGTGGGGGTGCTGCGCGCGGCCGGGTGCACGCGCGTCCACGTGGTGCTGGGGGCGCGGGCCGACGCCGTACGGGAGCGGGCGCGGCTCGACGGGTGTGTGCTCGTGGACAACCCGGAGTGGGAGCACGGCATGGGTTCGTCACTACGGGCCGGGCTCGGCTCGCTCGCCGGCACGGGCGCGCGGGCGGCACTGGTCTCGCTGGTCGACCAGCCCGGCATCGGGCCGCGAGCGGTCGCGCGGGTGCTCGCCGCCTACCAGAACGACACCTCGCTGGTTTCCGCGGCGTACGACGGAGTGCGCGGCCATCCCGTCCTCTTCGGCGCCGCCCACTGGGCCGGTGTCGCGGCGAGTGCCACCGGTGACCGGGGGGCACGCGCCTATCTGAAGGAGCACGAGGCGGCGATCACGCTCGTCGAGTGCGGTGACGTGGCGGAGCCGTACGACATCGACACGGAGGACGATCTAGGACACCTTGAGTGA
- the aceB gene encoding malate synthase A, producing MSAPAPSPLAIVDAEPLPRQEEVLTDAALAFVAELHRLFTPRRDELLARRAERRAEIARTSTLDFLPETAAVRADDSWKVAPAPAALNDRRVEITGPTDRKMTINALNSGAKVWLADFEDASAPTWENVVTGQLNLIDAYTRSIDFTDPKSGKSYALKANDELATVVMRPRGWHLNERHLVDADGTPVPGALVDFGIYFFHNAQRLLDLGKGPYFYLPKTESHLEARLWNDVFVFAQDYVGIPQGTVRATVLIETITAAYEMEEILYELRDHASGLNAGRWDYLFSIVKNFRDGGQKFVLPDRNAVTMTAPFMRAYTELLVRTCHKRGAHAIGGMAAFIPSRRDEEVNKVAFEKVKADKDREAGDGFDGSWVAHPDLVPIAMASFDAVLGERPNQKDRLREDVSVAAGDLIAVDSLDARPTYDGLVNAVQVGIRYIEAWLRGLGAVAIFNLMEDAATAEISRSQIWQWINAGVEFEHAGNIVKATPELAREVAARELANIRAEIGEEAFAAGHWRQAHDLLLEVALDENYADFLTLPAYEQLRG from the coding sequence ATGTCCGCACCAGCGCCGTCCCCGCTGGCCATCGTCGACGCCGAGCCCCTGCCCCGGCAGGAAGAGGTCCTCACGGACGCGGCCCTCGCCTTCGTGGCCGAGCTGCACCGGCTGTTCACGCCCCGGCGTGACGAGCTCCTCGCCCGCCGTGCGGAGCGTCGCGCCGAGATCGCCCGCACCTCCACGCTCGACTTCCTCCCCGAGACCGCCGCCGTCCGCGCGGACGACTCCTGGAAGGTGGCCCCCGCCCCGGCCGCCCTGAACGACCGCCGTGTCGAGATCACCGGCCCCACCGACCGCAAGATGACCATCAACGCCCTCAACTCGGGCGCGAAGGTGTGGCTCGCGGACTTCGAGGACGCCTCGGCGCCCACCTGGGAGAACGTGGTCACCGGTCAGCTCAACCTGATCGACGCGTACACCCGCAGCATCGACTTCACGGACCCGAAGTCCGGGAAGTCGTACGCCCTGAAGGCGAACGACGAGCTCGCGACGGTCGTCATGCGGCCGCGCGGCTGGCACCTGAACGAGCGTCACCTCGTGGACGCGGACGGCACACCCGTCCCGGGCGCGCTCGTCGACTTCGGCATCTACTTCTTCCACAACGCGCAGCGCCTGCTCGACCTCGGCAAGGGCCCCTACTTCTACCTCCCGAAGACGGAGTCGCACCTCGAGGCCCGCCTCTGGAACGACGTCTTCGTCTTCGCGCAGGACTACGTCGGCATCCCGCAGGGCACCGTCCGCGCGACCGTCCTGATCGAGACGATCACGGCGGCGTACGAGATGGAGGAGATCCTCTACGAACTCCGCGACCACGCCTCCGGGTTGAACGCGGGCCGCTGGGACTACCTCTTCTCCATCGTCAAGAACTTCCGTGACGGCGGACAGAAGTTCGTGCTGCCGGACCGCAACGCGGTGACGATGACGGCCCCGTTCATGCGCGCCTACACCGAACTCCTCGTCCGCACCTGCCACAAGCGCGGCGCGCACGCGATCGGCGGCATGGCGGCGTTCATCCCCTCCCGGCGCGACGAGGAGGTCAACAAGGTCGCCTTCGAGAAGGTCAAGGCCGACAAGGACCGCGAGGCGGGCGACGGTTTCGACGGCTCCTGGGTGGCCCATCCCGACCTGGTCCCGATCGCGATGGCCTCCTTCGACGCCGTCCTCGGCGAGAGGCCGAACCAGAAGGACCGGCTGCGCGAGGACGTGTCGGTCGCCGCCGGGGACCTGATCGCCGTCGACTCCCTCGACGCCAGGCCGACGTACGACGGTCTGGTCAACGCCGTCCAGGTCGGCATCCGTTACATCGAGGCCTGGCTGCGCGGGCTCGGCGCGGTCGCCATCTTCAACCTCATGGAGGACGCGGCCACCGCCGAGATCTCCCGCTCGCAGATCTGGCAGTGGATCAACGCGGGCGTCGAGTTCGAGCACGCGGGCAACATCGTGAAGGCCACCCCGGAGCTGGCCCGCGAGGTCGCCGCCCGGGAGCTGGCGAACATCCGCGCCGAGATCGGCGAGGAGGCCTTCGCCGCCGGTCACTGGCGGCAGGCCCACGACCTGCTCCTGGAGGTCGCGCTCGACGAGAACTACGCCGACTTCCTGACGCTGCCGGCCTACGAGCAGCTCAGGGGCTGA
- a CDS encoding SelT/SelW/SelH family protein, which translates to MTDVQRVQIEYCTQCRWLPRAAWLAQELLTTFETELTELSLKPGTGGVFVVRVNDEVVWDRREQGFPEPTAVKKLVRDRVAPGRSLGHSDK; encoded by the coding sequence ATGACAGACGTCCAGCGCGTCCAGATCGAATACTGCACCCAGTGCCGCTGGCTGCCCCGCGCTGCCTGGCTGGCCCAGGAGCTGCTCACCACCTTCGAGACGGAACTCACCGAGCTGTCCCTGAAGCCCGGCACCGGCGGCGTGTTCGTCGTCCGCGTGAACGACGAGGTGGTCTGGGACCGGCGCGAGCAGGGTTTCCCGGAACCGACGGCCGTGAAGAAGCTCGTACGCGACCGAGTGGCCCCGGGAAGGTCCCTGGGCCACTCGGACAAGTGA
- a CDS encoding HipA family kinase, with amino-acid sequence MLREVTATRYIAPLRAGGSVPGVVEADDLGTYVVKFTASAQGRKALVAEVIVGELARALGLRFPELVLVHFDPAVAEHEPHQEVQDLLRASAGLNLGMDYLPGAKDFTPEIAKTFPVDPLEAGKVIWLDALTVNVDRTMHSSNLMVWPTFGIAPPRLWLIDHGAALVFHHRWDASAPEKAYDFRSHALGGYAPDTRAADAELAPKVTEELLREVTAEVPDAWLAEEPGFATPDEAREAYVRYLLARVKASADWLPTDFPSREQLAAEDADRAAKTQQGRPNWLKRVPDLHGKPAAEQDWSVHLG; translated from the coding sequence ATGCTGAGAGAGGTCACTGCAACCCGCTACATCGCACCCTTGCGGGCCGGTGGTTCCGTGCCCGGAGTCGTCGAGGCCGACGACCTCGGGACATATGTCGTGAAGTTCACGGCCTCCGCGCAGGGCCGCAAGGCGCTGGTCGCCGAGGTGATCGTCGGTGAGCTGGCGCGCGCCCTCGGGCTGCGCTTCCCCGAGCTGGTCCTCGTCCACTTCGACCCGGCCGTCGCCGAGCACGAGCCGCACCAGGAGGTCCAGGACCTGCTGCGCGCCAGCGCCGGCCTCAACCTCGGCATGGACTATCTGCCGGGCGCGAAGGACTTCACCCCGGAGATCGCCAAGACGTTCCCCGTCGACCCGCTGGAGGCGGGCAAGGTCATCTGGCTGGACGCCCTCACGGTCAACGTGGACCGTACGATGCACAGCTCGAACCTGATGGTCTGGCCGACGTTCGGCATCGCGCCCCCGCGGCTGTGGTTGATCGACCACGGCGCCGCCCTCGTCTTCCACCACCGCTGGGACGCCTCGGCCCCGGAGAAGGCGTACGACTTCCGCAGCCACGCCCTCGGCGGCTACGCCCCGGACACCCGCGCCGCCGACGCGGAACTGGCGCCCAAGGTGACGGAGGAGCTGCTGCGCGAGGTCACCGCCGAGGTGCCGGACGCCTGGCTCGCGGAAGAACCCGGTTTCGCGACCCCGGACGAGGCACGCGAGGCCTACGTCCGCTATCTCCTCGCCCGCGTGAAGGCCTCCGCGGACTGGCTCCCCACGGACTTCCCGAGCCGCGAACAGCTCGCCGCAGAGGACGCGGACCGCGCGGCGAAAACCCAGCAGGGCCGCCCGAACTGGCTCAAGCGGGTCCCCGACCTGCACGGCAAACCGGCGGCTGAACAGGATTGGTCGGTGCACCTCGGATGA
- a CDS encoding tyrosine-type recombinase/integrase: MIHVRRQVQAIKGRLYFALPKGKKTRVVDMPSSVAEELKRHVEAFPRVKVELPWGRPEAEGQRKKFALLLTTRFGNAIAVNTWNTYTWKPASAKAGIIPPRAEGAKNWQWEAAPKGGFHVLRHTYASIMPEAGESVVTVARWLGHSSPAITLGYYAHFMPEAGSKGRTAIDGLLGRQGDLHASGNSPDSPQG, encoded by the coding sequence GTGATTCATGTCCGCCGCCAAGTCCAGGCGATCAAGGGGAGGCTGTACTTCGCCCTGCCGAAGGGGAAGAAGACCCGTGTCGTCGACATGCCCTCCTCGGTGGCCGAGGAGTTGAAGCGCCATGTCGAGGCGTTTCCGCGGGTGAAGGTAGAGCTCCCGTGGGGAAGGCCGGAGGCGGAGGGGCAGCGAAAGAAGTTCGCTCTGCTGCTCACTACACGATTCGGCAACGCCATTGCGGTGAACACGTGGAACACCTACACCTGGAAGCCCGCGTCGGCCAAGGCAGGAATCATCCCGCCGCGCGCAGAGGGGGCGAAGAACTGGCAGTGGGAGGCGGCGCCGAAGGGCGGCTTCCACGTGCTGCGGCATACCTACGCCTCCATCATGCCGGAGGCGGGAGAGTCCGTAGTGACCGTGGCGCGGTGGCTCGGGCACTCCTCGCCGGCGATCACCCTCGGTTACTATGCTCACTTCATGCCGGAGGCCGGAAGCAAGGGCCGGACGGCCATTGACGGACTGCTGGGGAGGCAGGGGGATCTGCATGCCAGTGGAAACTCCCCAGATTCTCCCCAGGGCTGA
- a CDS encoding transposase family protein — MAASRHGAKSPSDQLRERPGAVPGEIPGLLERLAEVPDPRDPRGVRHALVVMLALTACAVLAGATSLLAVGEWITDAPPSVLERLGVRPDPLSPKRCLPAEAMVRRLLGRIDGDALDRAVGRWLADRRAGADGRLHAVAVDGKTLHGAARAHGAHDSSARRLRPPLRPGPGPTRRWREDRRDHLLPPLLETLADLAGVVVTSDAMHTRREHASYLLGRGAQYIVIAKGNQKKLHKQLKSLPWKQIPL; from the coding sequence GTGGCGGCATCCCGCCATGGTGCGAAATCACCTTCTGACCAACTCCGCGAGCGTCCCGGGGCCGTACCCGGGGAGATCCCGGGCCTGCTGGAGCGTCTGGCCGAGGTGCCCGACCCTCGCGATCCGCGCGGCGTACGGCACGCTCTGGTCGTCATGCTTGCGCTGACCGCGTGCGCGGTTCTGGCCGGAGCGACCTCCCTGCTGGCGGTGGGTGAGTGGATCACCGACGCCCCGCCGTCCGTCCTGGAGCGTCTCGGCGTACGGCCCGATCCACTGTCCCCGAAGCGGTGCCTGCCGGCGGAGGCGATGGTGCGTCGGTTGCTGGGTCGCATCGACGGCGACGCGTTGGACCGGGCAGTGGGCCGCTGGCTGGCCGACCGGCGCGCTGGGGCCGACGGCCGGCTGCACGCAGTGGCGGTCGACGGCAAGACCCTGCACGGAGCGGCCAGGGCCCACGGGGCGCACGATTCATCTGCTCGCCGCCTGCGACCACCTCTCCGGCCTGGTCCTGGCCCAACTCGACGTTGGCGAGAAGACCGACGAGATCACCTGCTTCCCCCTCTGCTGGAGACCCTCGCCGATCTGGCGGGCGTGGTCGTGACCAGCGACGCCATGCACACCCGGCGCGAGCACGCCAGCTACCTGCTCGGCCGAGGCGCGCAGTACATCGTGATCGCGAAAGGGAACCAGAAGAAGCTCCATAAGCAGCTCAAATCCCTTCCCTGGAAGCAGATCCCGCTGTAG
- a CDS encoding SsgA family sporulation/cell division regulator: MKSLKTVIRGLPGQLVVSHEMSLSMSMRLQYEPSDPYAVRAAFAVVGSDETVEWIIGRDLLADGLEGPAGQGDICVWPAEEREVSDLYILLSPPDGTALLKAPAREIKTFLQETEAVVPRRAEPGRIDLDALLAHLIVAEG; this comes from the coding sequence ATGAAGTCGTTGAAAACCGTGATTCGGGGGCTACCTGGGCAGCTCGTCGTCTCGCATGAGATGTCCTTGTCCATGAGCATGAGACTGCAGTACGAGCCCAGCGATCCCTATGCTGTCCGCGCCGCATTCGCCGTTGTCGGCAGCGACGAAACGGTGGAATGGATCATTGGGAGAGATCTTCTGGCCGATGGCCTGGAGGGCCCCGCCGGACAGGGGGATATATGCGTATGGCCCGCCGAGGAACGCGAGGTCAGCGACTTGTACATCCTTCTCAGTCCGCCCGATGGCACGGCCTTGCTCAAAGCCCCGGCGCGGGAAATCAAGACTTTCCTGCAGGAAACGGAGGCAGTGGTGCCCAGGAGGGCCGAGCCCGGGCGCATCGACTTGGACGCTTTGCTGGCGCACCTCATCGTCGCCGAAGGATGA